From a region of the Actinopolymorpha singaporensis genome:
- a CDS encoding ketopantoate reductase family protein: MASDHPGNTGSSSSPYAAASAAGSSAASPPTSPGYTGDVQRFVVYGAGAIGGVLGARLHAAGHEVVLIARGAHLAAIRAGGLRVESPDGSETLRIPAVSGPDEIDWRPGDVVLLAMKSTDTEAAVRALAAVADPATPVVCVQNGVANEPTVLRHFANVYGVHVMFPATHLTPGVVQAQSAPVTGILDLGRYPRGVDGTAERIAAAFRSATFACEPRPDIMRGKYVKLLGNLGNAIDALCGRPNADDTDDADDPDGGDPREIVERLRAEGTAVLEAAGIEFMSFAEDRARRGDLIQVRPVNGQARTGSSSWQSLARSTGAIEADHLNGEIVLLGRLHGVPTPANELARRLANQAARAGDPPGSLRVADFWKLLAAAEAAESDEAVLPRS, encoded by the coding sequence GTGGCTTCGGATCATCCCGGCAACACCGGCTCCTCGTCCTCTCCCTATGCCGCCGCGTCCGCGGCCGGGTCCTCGGCAGCTTCGCCGCCCACCTCGCCCGGGTACACCGGCGACGTGCAGCGGTTCGTCGTGTACGGCGCGGGCGCGATCGGCGGCGTACTGGGTGCCCGGCTGCACGCGGCCGGCCACGAGGTCGTACTGATCGCGCGCGGTGCGCACCTGGCCGCGATCCGGGCCGGCGGCCTGCGGGTGGAGTCGCCCGACGGCAGCGAGACGTTGCGCATCCCCGCGGTCTCCGGTCCGGACGAGATCGACTGGCGCCCGGGCGACGTCGTGTTGCTCGCGATGAAGAGCACCGACACCGAGGCTGCCGTACGCGCCCTCGCCGCCGTGGCCGACCCTGCGACGCCGGTGGTATGCGTGCAGAACGGCGTGGCCAACGAGCCCACCGTCCTGCGGCACTTCGCCAACGTCTACGGCGTGCACGTGATGTTCCCCGCGACCCACCTCACGCCCGGTGTGGTGCAGGCCCAGTCCGCTCCGGTGACCGGGATCCTCGATCTGGGCCGCTACCCGCGCGGGGTGGACGGGACGGCGGAGCGGATCGCCGCGGCCTTCCGGTCCGCGACGTTCGCCTGTGAGCCGCGGCCGGACATCATGCGCGGAAAGTACGTCAAACTGCTCGGCAACCTGGGCAACGCCATCGACGCGCTGTGCGGCCGGCCGAACGCCGACGACACCGATGACGCCGACGACCCCGACGGCGGTGACCCGCGGGAGATCGTCGAGCGGCTGCGCGCGGAGGGCACGGCGGTGCTCGAGGCGGCCGGCATCGAGTTCATGTCCTTCGCGGAGGACCGGGCCCGGCGGGGCGACCTGATCCAGGTCCGCCCGGTCAACGGGCAGGCCCGCACGGGTAGCTCGTCGTGGCAGAGCCTGGCCAGGTCCACCGGGGCGATCGAGGCCGACCACCTGAACGGCGAGATCGTGCTGCTCGGCCGGCTGCACGGCGTACCCACTCCGGCCAACGAGCTCGCCCGGCGGCTCGCCAACCAGGCGGCCAGGGCGGGCGATCCGCCCGGTTCGCTCCGGGTCGCGGACTTCTGGAAGCTGCTGGCGGCAGCCGAGGCAGCGGAGTCGGATGAGGCCGTACTCCCCAGGTCGTAG